A single window of Polaribacter sp. SA4-10 DNA harbors:
- a CDS encoding ATP-binding protein: protein MNNFKKKIQGLGSVEGFEVKSHSFLLFLIGPTLFIYSYFINNYGDETLRIEGAREVSALLFLIASILPFIFKKTINSFYGWIVFLLMLGFTHYLIINLHLNNFSIRFILGFYAVVFGSIILFSTRIFVNIYFVTVYAHLLQKLMISEVDDITYKTILSSFSLIFVFGMILLNNATRYREFLYRNNKLLEKGKIKRTLDLKKRAKDLEEKNEDLEDFAHVVSHDLRTPLRNTLALSNWARDDVRNNNMTSLNEHLRLLEMQVVKMDSILEGVLNYSLQNKVSNSNEEVDTDLLIKDFILLNKKNNCNITVKKRLPFVKINKSQMSQVFQNLIHNAIKYNDKDVCEIEIDFTQDNKFYTFSVKDNGIGIDSNYHEKIFELFQKLEIKKGVDSTGIGLSLVKKIISRNKGKIYLESKVNKGTTFYFTLPV from the coding sequence ATGAATAACTTTAAAAAAAAAATACAAGGACTTGGAAGCGTTGAAGGTTTTGAGGTAAAGAGTCATAGTTTTCTGTTATTTTTAATTGGTCCTACTTTATTTATTTATTCGTATTTTATTAATAATTATGGGGATGAAACTTTAAGAATAGAAGGAGCCAGAGAAGTTTCTGCCTTGCTGTTTTTAATAGCTAGTATACTGCCTTTTATTTTTAAAAAAACTATAAATTCTTTTTACGGATGGATTGTCTTTTTATTAATGTTGGGGTTTACACATTATTTAATAATTAACTTACACCTTAATAATTTTAGCATTCGATTTATTTTAGGATTCTATGCAGTCGTTTTTGGATCTATTATATTGTTTAGTACAAGAATATTTGTGAATATTTATTTTGTGACTGTATATGCGCATTTATTGCAAAAATTAATGATATCTGAAGTAGATGATATCACTTATAAAACAATTTTAAGCTCTTTTTCTTTAATATTTGTTTTTGGTATGATTCTTCTAAATAACGCTACTAGGTATAGGGAATTTCTTTATCGCAATAATAAACTCTTAGAGAAAGGCAAAATTAAAAGAACTTTAGACTTAAAAAAAAGAGCGAAAGATTTAGAAGAAAAAAATGAAGATTTAGAAGATTTTGCGCACGTAGTTTCCCATGATTTACGGACACCGTTAAGAAACACATTGGCCTTATCTAATTGGGCCAGAGATGATGTAAGAAATAATAATATGACTAGCCTTAATGAACACTTAAGGTTATTAGAAATGCAAGTTGTTAAAATGGATTCTATTTTAGAAGGGGTTTTAAATTATTCTTTGCAGAATAAAGTTTCAAATAGCAATGAGGAGGTAGATACAGATCTTTTAATAAAAGACTTTATCCTTTTAAATAAAAAAAATAATTGTAATATAACAGTAAAAAAGAGGCTTCCATTTGTGAAAATTAATAAATCTCAAATGAGTCAAGTTTTTCAGAATTTAATTCACAATGCAATTAAATATAATGATAAGGATGTTTGCGAAATTGAGATTGACTTTACTCAAGATAACAAGTTTTATACTTTTTCAGTAAAAGATAATGGTATTGGGATTGATAGTAATTATCATGAGAAAATATTTGAATTATTTCAAAAATTAGAAATAAAGAAAGGGGTAGATTCTACAGGTATAGGTTTGTCTTTAGTAAAGAAAATAATTAGTAGAAATAAAGGCAAAATATATTTAGAAAGTAAGGTCAATAAAGGAACTACTTTTTATTTTACGCTACCAGTTTAA
- a CDS encoding alkylphosphonate utilization protein: MSLQQDLESRSGNKCELCASTNNLSIYEVKPTSTVGGSGVDGSLLACETCITQIENPEETAANHWRCLNDSMWSEFRPVKVVVWRMLSRLRNEGWPKDLLDMMYLEDDELRFAKESGDHLDESEKIIHRDANGAILQAGDSVVLIKDLKVKGSSLVAKQGTAVRRISLDHENAKHIEGKVGPTQIVIITDFVKKMAEKE, from the coding sequence ATGAGTTTACAACAAGATTTAGAAAGTAGAAGTGGAAATAAATGCGAATTATGCGCATCAACTAATAATTTATCAATTTATGAAGTGAAACCAACATCTACAGTTGGTGGAAGTGGAGTAGATGGAAGCTTGTTAGCTTGTGAAACTTGTATAACTCAAATAGAGAACCCAGAAGAAACAGCTGCAAATCACTGGCGTTGTTTAAATGATTCTATGTGGAGCGAATTTAGACCCGTAAAAGTGGTTGTTTGGAGAATGCTTTCTCGTTTAAGAAATGAAGGCTGGCCAAAAGACTTGCTAGACATGATGTATTTAGAAGATGATGAATTACGTTTTGCTAAAGAATCTGGAGATCATTTAGATGAAAGTGAAAAAATTATTCACAGAGATGCAAATGGCGCTATTTTACAAGCTGGAGATTCTGTGGTTTTAATAAAAGATTTAAAAGTAAAAGGTTCTAGCTTAGTTGCAAAACAAGGAACGGCAGTTCGTAGAATTTCTTTAGATCATGAAAACGCTAAACATATTGAAGGCAAAGTGGGGCCAACTCAAATTGTAATTATTACAGATTTCGTTAAAAAAATGGCAGAAAAGGAGTAG
- a CDS encoding GNAT family N-acetyltransferase gives MKLESERLIIRDIRINDAAFYFELFNNPDWIKFISDKNLKSVDETAAYLEKMKSENSKLGGLGFFTVLLKETNEAIGVSTALQRDALEYVDIGYGFLPEARGKGYATEATKLIIEYVRNTFKQKKVYAFTKPNNENSQKLLKNLNFKYIGEKVIFDNEEDAVFEFEF, from the coding sequence ATGAAATTAGAAAGTGAAAGACTTATCATTAGAGATATTAGAATAAATGATGCTGCTTTTTATTTTGAATTGTTTAACAACCCAGATTGGATAAAGTTTATTTCTGATAAGAATTTAAAATCAGTTGATGAAACTGCCGCTTATTTAGAGAAAATGAAGTCAGAAAATTCAAAATTAGGCGGATTAGGGTTTTTTACGGTACTCTTAAAAGAAACCAACGAAGCTATTGGTGTTTCTACAGCATTGCAAAGAGATGCATTAGAATATGTAGATATTGGTTATGGTTTTTTACCAGAAGCTAGAGGAAAAGGTTATGCAACTGAAGCCACAAAATTAATTATTGAATATGTACGCAATACGTTTAAACAGAAAAAAGTGTATGCTTTTACAAAACCAAATAATGAGAATTCTCAAAAATTATTAAAGAACCTTAATTTTAAATATATTGGTGAAAAAGTAATTTTTGATAATGAAGAAGATGCTGTTTTTGAGTTTGAGTTTTAG
- the ade gene encoding adenine deaminase — MIVQGNIVDIQHKRIYKGEVYVENGKIVSVKETNHNQENFILPGFVDAHIHIESSMLVPSEFAKIAVIHGTVSTVSDPHEIANVLGVKGVDFMIENGKKVPFKFNFGAPSCVPATSFESAGAIIDADDINLMMENPDIKYLAEMMNYPGVLFDDEEVLAKIKHAKNNNKPVDGHAPGLRGDDVTKYIAAGISTDHECFTYDEALEKLQKGMKVLIREGSAAKNFEALIALLPQHFENMMFCSDDKHPDDLLVGHINQLCERAVAKGIDVYKVLQAACVNPVKHYNLEVGLLQKGDAADFILVDNLKEFNVLETYINGELVAKNGESFVKSVPFEVLNNFDTDIKKVEDFRFISTAEKIRVIEALDGELVTNQIAVDSLIIDGNLVSNTVTDVLKMTVVNRYKNAEPSIAFIKNFGIKEGAIASSVGHDSHNIIAIGVSDEMICKAVNLIIENRGGVCAVTSSEEKIVSLPVAGIMSDKPAEEIGKAYAALDAMAKQMGSTLRAPYMSLSFMALLVIPSLKLSDKGLFDGTSFKFTSLEIE, encoded by the coding sequence ATGATTGTACAAGGAAATATAGTTGACATACAGCACAAACGAATTTACAAAGGAGAAGTTTACGTTGAAAACGGGAAAATTGTTTCTGTAAAAGAAACAAATCACAACCAAGAAAATTTTATACTTCCCGGTTTTGTAGATGCACATATTCATATAGAAAGCTCGATGTTGGTTCCATCAGAATTTGCTAAAATAGCGGTAATTCATGGAACCGTTTCAACGGTTTCTGATCCGCATGAAATTGCCAATGTTTTAGGTGTAAAAGGAGTTGATTTTATGATTGAAAACGGAAAAAAAGTTCCGTTTAAATTCAACTTTGGAGCACCAAGTTGTGTGCCTGCAACCTCTTTTGAAAGTGCTGGCGCAATTATAGATGCGGATGATATTAATTTAATGATGGAAAACCCAGACATTAAATATTTGGCAGAAATGATGAATTATCCAGGTGTTTTGTTTGATGATGAGGAAGTGTTAGCAAAAATAAAACACGCAAAAAATAATAATAAACCAGTAGATGGTCACGCTCCAGGTTTACGAGGAGATGATGTTACCAAATATATTGCTGCAGGAATTTCTACAGATCATGAGTGTTTTACTTATGATGAAGCGTTAGAGAAATTGCAAAAAGGAATGAAAGTACTTATTAGAGAAGGAAGTGCCGCAAAGAATTTTGAAGCTTTAATAGCTTTATTACCACAACATTTCGAAAATATGATGTTTTGTTCAGATGATAAACATCCAGATGATTTGTTGGTTGGTCATATTAATCAATTGTGTGAAAGAGCAGTAGCAAAAGGAATTGATGTTTATAAAGTATTACAAGCAGCTTGTGTAAACCCTGTAAAGCATTATAATTTAGAGGTTGGTTTGTTGCAAAAAGGAGATGCTGCAGATTTTATTTTGGTTGATAATTTAAAAGAATTCAACGTTTTAGAAACGTATATAAACGGTGAGTTAGTTGCTAAAAACGGAGAAAGTTTTGTAAAATCGGTTCCTTTTGAAGTGTTGAATAATTTTGATACTGATATTAAGAAAGTAGAAGATTTTAGATTCATATCTACCGCTGAAAAAATTAGAGTTATTGAAGCTTTAGATGGCGAATTAGTAACCAATCAAATAGCAGTAGATTCTTTAATTATAGATGGGAATTTAGTTTCAAACACTGTAACGGATGTTTTAAAAATGACCGTTGTAAATCGGTATAAAAATGCGGAACCTTCCATTGCTTTTATTAAAAATTTCGGAATCAAAGAAGGCGCCATTGCAAGTTCTGTTGGTCATGATTCTCATAATATTATTGCGATTGGGGTTTCTGATGAAATGATTTGCAAAGCCGTAAATTTAATTATTGAAAACAGAGGCGGCGTTTGTGCAGTGACTTCATCTGAAGAAAAAATAGTTTCATTACCAGTTGCAGGAATCATGTCTGATAAACCTGCAGAAGAAATTGGAAAAGCGTATGCAGCATTAGATGCAATGGCAAAACAAATGGGAAGTACATTACGAGCGCCTTATATGAGTTTGTCTTTTATGGCGTTGTTGGTAATTCCGTCTTTAAAGTTATCTGATAAAGGGTTGTTTGATGGAACTTCCTTTAAATTTACTTCTTTGGAAATTGAATAA
- a CDS encoding translation factor GTPase family protein, translating to MSSPKKVITIGILAHVDAGKTSITEALLHHSGSTTALGSVDKGSAITDGLTMEKSRGISIKSAAVHFTWKQRLFQLVDTPGHIDFSAEVDRSLSILDAVILVVSAKEGVQAHTLNLWESLTERKLPVLIFFNKIDRAGVVIDAVFLDFQKDLGAKLFALNYPDISLPDAPKLVPFINCDAHITSTILDSSLENLADCDHSFLAQYLEEDTSDLAAILEKGKQQIKARALYGVLFGSAKLGLGIEALLNNIVALIPAPKNSFPTAAAKVFKVTFDEKKGRLAAIKSYGSPLKSKDFIRSQQLDKNIKINQIFKRHLGSLVQIKTLHPGEIGVITTSEMILPGDVLGTENLEDHYAKISEAVLDVQVIAANIQEYQKLGAALEILNIEDPILDFKWFKEEKEFHLKILGPIQTEVLKENLSQRWGIEASFHKPKVIYKETPTKAAEGYVRYWMPKPCWAIMTFLIAPAPLGSGVSFKSNVRTTDISTKYLNEVKRAIPWSLKQGIHGYEVTDISITLIEGSEHTVHSNPGDFLLATPMGVLRGIENAGSTLLEPMYAFEIKANQDLLGPISSDLNQMQATIAAPVFEEDFFVMRGSVSVTAAMNYAIKFNATTSGKGRLKLKLDGYQKTTTTADKIRSYKGVSPLNEAQWILHMRGAFKADER from the coding sequence ATGTCGTCTCCTAAAAAAGTAATAACCATCGGTATTTTAGCCCACGTAGATGCCGGAAAAACTTCAATTACCGAGGCACTACTGCATCATTCAGGAAGCACAACAGCATTGGGAAGTGTAGATAAAGGTTCGGCAATTACAGACGGCTTAACCATGGAGAAAAGCAGAGGAATTTCTATAAAATCCGCTGCTGTTCATTTTACTTGGAAACAGCGTTTGTTTCAACTCGTAGATACTCCAGGCCATATCGATTTTTCTGCGGAGGTAGATCGATCTCTTTCTATCTTAGATGCCGTAATACTGGTAGTTTCTGCAAAGGAAGGCGTGCAAGCACATACGCTAAACCTCTGGGAAAGCTTGACAGAACGCAAACTACCGGTCCTTATTTTTTTTAATAAAATAGACCGCGCTGGCGTTGTAATCGATGCCGTTTTTTTAGATTTTCAAAAAGACTTGGGTGCAAAGCTTTTCGCCCTGAATTATCCAGACATTTCACTTCCAGACGCGCCTAAATTGGTGCCTTTTATAAATTGTGATGCGCATATAACGTCTACAATACTAGACAGCTCTCTAGAAAACCTAGCCGACTGTGACCATTCTTTTCTCGCGCAATATCTCGAAGAAGACACCAGCGATTTAGCAGCTATTTTAGAGAAAGGAAAACAACAAATAAAAGCAAGAGCGCTTTATGGGGTGCTCTTTGGAAGTGCAAAATTAGGCTTGGGCATCGAAGCCTTATTAAACAACATTGTAGCATTAATACCAGCACCAAAAAATAGCTTTCCAACGGCAGCTGCAAAAGTTTTTAAAGTAACATTTGATGAAAAAAAAGGAAGATTGGCCGCTATAAAATCTTACGGAAGCCCATTAAAAAGCAAAGACTTTATTCGATCGCAACAGCTCGATAAAAACATTAAAATTAATCAAATTTTTAAACGGCATCTTGGCAGTTTAGTCCAAATTAAAACATTACATCCCGGAGAAATCGGAGTAATCACCACGTCAGAAATGATACTTCCTGGAGATGTTTTAGGTACAGAAAACTTAGAAGATCACTATGCTAAAATTAGTGAGGCGGTGCTAGACGTGCAGGTAATTGCCGCCAACATTCAAGAATATCAAAAATTAGGAGCAGCTTTAGAAATTCTCAATATTGAAGATCCTATATTAGATTTCAAATGGTTTAAAGAAGAAAAAGAGTTTCACTTAAAAATTTTAGGTCCCATTCAAACAGAAGTACTCAAAGAAAATTTAAGTCAACGATGGGGCATTGAAGCAAGCTTTCACAAACCCAAGGTAATTTATAAAGAAACACCTACCAAAGCGGCAGAAGGCTATGTGCGCTATTGGATGCCAAAGCCATGTTGGGCAATTATGACTTTCTTAATAGCACCGGCACCCTTGGGAAGTGGCGTTTCATTTAAATCGAACGTACGCACAACTGATATTAGCACTAAATATCTGAATGAAGTTAAACGCGCCATTCCTTGGTCTTTAAAACAGGGCATTCACGGGTATGAAGTTACCGATATATCCATTACACTTATCGAAGGCTCTGAACATACGGTGCACTCAAATCCTGGAGATTTTTTATTGGCAACACCGATGGGCGTCCTTAGGGGAATAGAAAATGCTGGGTCTACACTTTTAGAACCCATGTATGCTTTTGAAATTAAAGCAAATCAAGATTTATTAGGACCTATTTCTAGTGATTTAAATCAAATGCAGGCAACAATCGCTGCGCCCGTTTTTGAGGAGGATTTTTTTGTGATGCGCGGAAGCGTATCTGTTACTGCTGCGATGAATTATGCCATAAAATTTAATGCCACTACCTCCGGAAAAGGACGCCTGAAACTAAAACTTGATGGCTATCAAAAAACCACCACTACCGCAGACAAAATTAGAAGCTATAAAGGAGTTTCGCCGCTGAATGAAGCACAATGGATTTTGCACATGCGTGGCGCCTTTAAAGCAGACGAACGTTAA
- a CDS encoding DUF1566 domain-containing protein, with the protein MNKIRFTLLAALLITVSIFGQSPEQISYQAVVRDAANAIVANQVVAMKISVLQTTENGTAVYEELQTPTTNANGLLSIYIGAGTTLSGVFSNIVWSTGSYFVKIEIDATGNGLYTITGTTQLVSVPYALYAKATAAGTLTGTALNATVIGSSLTSVGTLTDLTVTGTSETGLVKITGGSPAVGKVLKSDADGLASWEVAPEGQSSGTTTGDMQYWNGTAWVVVAATPNEAATLQMISGVPTWVGGTPPPPPAVGDDFQGGKIFYIFQAGDTGYVAEETHGLIAAPSDQSAPGVTDWFNGSGDFTLRGTSTALGSGNANTDVIVAHHGTGPYAAYLCYNLTSDGYDDWYLPSKDELTKLYENKAVIDGMSGSVYWSSSERQADQAYVRVWTGYDGYDTKNRLRTVRAIRSF; encoded by the coding sequence ATGAATAAAATAAGATTCACACTTTTAGCAGCCCTATTAATTACAGTAAGTATTTTTGGGCAATCACCAGAACAAATAAGTTACCAAGCGGTTGTACGTGATGCCGCTAATGCCATTGTTGCCAACCAAGTTGTAGCTATGAAAATAAGTGTTTTGCAAACCACGGAAAACGGAACAGCAGTTTATGAAGAATTACAAACACCAACCACCAATGCAAATGGTTTATTAAGTATTTATATAGGTGCAGGGACTACACTTAGTGGGGTTTTCTCTAATATTGTTTGGTCTACCGGATCTTACTTTGTAAAAATAGAGATCGACGCAACGGGGAATGGTCTTTACACAATTACAGGTACCACCCAATTAGTAAGTGTGCCGTATGCTTTGTATGCAAAAGCGACTGCTGCTGGAACATTAACAGGAACTGCCTTAAATGCAACTGTAATAGGTTCCTCTTTAACCTCCGTTGGAACTTTAACCGATTTAACCGTTACAGGGACTTCAGAAACAGGCTTGGTTAAAATTACAGGAGGTTCACCTGCTGTTGGTAAAGTATTAAAATCTGATGCAGATGGTTTAGCAAGTTGGGAAGTAGCACCTGAAGGGCAGTCTTCTGGTACAACAACCGGAGATATGCAATACTGGAACGGTACAGCATGGGTAGTGGTAGCTGCTACACCAAATGAAGCCGCTACACTACAAATGATAAGTGGCGTGCCAACTTGGGTTGGAGGAACACCACCACCACCACCAGCAGTTGGTGATGATTTTCAAGGAGGAAAAATATTTTATATATTCCAAGCTGGAGATACAGGTTATGTTGCAGAAGAAACACATGGTCTAATTGCTGCACCTTCTGATCAGTCTGCCCCTGGTGTTACGGATTGGTTCAATGGCTCAGGAGATTTTACTCTTCGAGGTACTTCTACGGCATTGGGATCTGGAAATGCAAATACCGATGTAATAGTTGCTCATCATGGAACTGGCCCTTATGCTGCTTATTTATGTTATAACTTAACAAGTGATGGATATGATGATTGGTATTTACCTAGTAAGGATGAACTTACTAAATTATACGAGAATAAAGCGGTTATTGATGGAATGTCTGGTAGTGTATACTGGAGTTCCAGTGAACGTCAAGCAGACCAGGCCTATGTAAGAGTTTGGACTGGATATGACGGGTATGACACGAAAAATAGATTGCGTACCGTACGTGCTATACGATCATTTTAA
- a CDS encoding T9SS type A sorting domain-containing protein, with protein MNFFKKNTLVACVLFATQFVHSQNAITSSGGEVISAGGTVVHTIGQVFYANLTSDNGITIHEGLLQPYEKKTYTFNTAWSPIDPTALSFAEDAIVVTTGDVTFSNSNTYFDTLTIDPGASLTVAAGAMISANSATTLNSTSSSFSSLIVKGSINGTVNYNRYTALIGSAEGGTNDLISSPVVGQVFGAFATANTNLAASGNLRAFAPYNTSAGAYQNYDTANNANTIISSGIGYRAATTDGSTLKFTGTVSTADVNVSISDDSAGNAWNLIGNPYPSYIDFNSFFTDNKGQFNTDGEYQAVYGYNGDGTSNGWTVWNSATIADPAITELIAPGQAFFVKAKTTGGSVTFTTAMQTTGNADDFINGKQTNLEVALCKVRLSSGTDKATTDIYFIEGTTRGLDIGYDAATYSQSSSGFSIFSNLVADNSGSAMAIQSLDYADFNDVVVPLGIHAKLAALTISIDALATTLPADINVYLEDRVTNTFTLLTNKEYTFTPSADLEGAGRFYLHYTAKALDIENNNFNYIQIYTTISPREIMIKGSLNSDATAVLYDVNGRLVLSQKLKQTSTTHRIDASRLSVGLYLIKVSNDQEVKTQKLFIQ; from the coding sequence ATGAATTTCTTTAAAAAAAACACGCTTGTAGCGTGTGTCTTATTTGCTACTCAATTCGTACATTCACAAAATGCCATAACCTCTTCAGGAGGTGAAGTTATTAGTGCTGGCGGTACAGTAGTTCACACTATTGGTCAAGTGTTTTACGCCAATTTAACAAGTGACAATGGTATTACAATTCATGAAGGGTTACTACAGCCCTATGAAAAAAAAACCTATACTTTTAACACTGCTTGGTCACCAATCGACCCTACTGCTCTTTCCTTTGCAGAAGATGCCATTGTTGTAACTACAGGAGATGTTACCTTTTCTAATAGCAATACTTACTTCGATACTTTAACGATTGACCCTGGGGCTTCTTTAACAGTAGCTGCCGGTGCTATGATATCTGCTAATAGTGCTACCACATTAAATTCAACATCGAGTTCCTTCTCAAGTCTAATTGTTAAGGGCTCCATTAATGGTACGGTAAACTATAACCGCTACACTGCATTAATTGGCTCAGCAGAGGGCGGTACAAACGATTTAATTTCATCGCCAGTTGTAGGTCAAGTTTTTGGAGCTTTTGCCACTGCAAATACAAATTTAGCAGCTTCCGGCAACTTAAGAGCTTTTGCGCCTTATAATACAAGTGCTGGAGCTTATCAAAATTATGATACTGCTAACAATGCAAACACAATAATATCGTCAGGTATAGGATATAGAGCAGCCACCACAGACGGCAGCACGTTAAAATTTACGGGAACCGTAAGTACAGCTGATGTAAATGTATCGATTTCAGATGACAGTGCAGGAAATGCATGGAACCTTATAGGAAATCCATATCCTTCCTACATTGATTTTAACAGTTTCTTTACTGATAATAAGGGTCAATTTAACACTGACGGTGAATACCAAGCCGTATATGGTTATAATGGTGACGGTACCTCAAATGGTTGGACGGTCTGGAACTCAGCCACCATAGCAGATCCCGCGATTACAGAATTAATAGCACCAGGGCAAGCCTTTTTTGTAAAGGCTAAAACAACAGGAGGTAGTGTTACATTTACAACCGCCATGCAAACCACAGGGAATGCAGATGATTTTATTAATGGAAAGCAAACAAATTTGGAGGTTGCTTTATGTAAGGTTCGTTTAAGCAGTGGAACTGATAAAGCAACTACCGATATTTATTTTATAGAAGGCACCACTAGAGGTTTAGACATCGGTTATGATGCCGCTACGTATTCTCAGAGTTCTTCTGGTTTTTCAATCTTCTCTAATCTGGTGGCTGACAATTCAGGCTCAGCAATGGCCATACAAAGTTTAGACTATGCAGATTTTAATGATGTGGTTGTGCCTTTAGGTATACATGCAAAATTAGCAGCGTTAACCATTAGTATAGATGCGCTTGCTACCACTTTACCAGCAGATATAAATGTGTATTTAGAAGATCGAGTAACAAACACTTTTACCTTGTTAACTAACAAAGAGTACACGTTTACACCTTCGGCAGATTTAGAAGGAGCAGGACGCTTCTACCTACATTATACCGCTAAAGCTTTAGACATAGAAAACAATAACTTTAATTATATACAGATTTATACTACTATTTCTCCAAGAGAAATCATGATTAAAGGAAGCTTAAACTCAGATGCTACCGCCGTTTTATATGATGTAAATGGCCGTTTAGTATTAAGCCAGAAACTAAAACAGACAAGTACTACGCATCGCATAGATGCATCAAGACTTAGTGTTGGTTTGTATCTTATAAAGGTATCTAATGATCAGGAAGTGAAGACTCAAAAATTATTTATTCAATAG
- the purE gene encoding 5-(carboxyamino)imidazole ribonucleotide mutase has translation MVGIIMGSDSDLPIMQEAIDILESFDIQIEVDIVSAHRTPEKLFEYSKNAHKRGVKVIIAGAGGAAHLPGMVASMSPLPIIGVPVKSRNSIDGWDSVLSILQMPGGVPVATVALDGAKNAGILAAQIIGASDKCVLDKIIVYKEGLKLKVEQASKRVRK, from the coding sequence ATGGTAGGAATAATAATGGGAAGTGATTCTGATCTTCCAATAATGCAAGAAGCAATTGATATTTTAGAAAGTTTTGATATTCAAATAGAAGTTGATATTGTTTCTGCGCACAGAACTCCAGAAAAATTATTTGAGTACTCTAAAAACGCTCATAAAAGAGGCGTAAAAGTAATTATTGCTGGTGCTGGAGGTGCTGCTCATTTACCAGGAATGGTAGCTTCTATGAGTCCGTTGCCAATAATTGGAGTTCCTGTAAAAAGTAGAAATTCTATAGACGGTTGGGATTCTGTTTTATCAATCTTACAAATGCCTGGTGGTGTACCTGTTGCAACGGTAGCTTTAGATGGTGCAAAAAATGCGGGTATTTTAGCTGCACAAATTATTGGAGCTTCAGACAAATGTGTTCTCGATAAAATTATTGTTTATAAAGAAGGTTTGAAATTGAAGGTAGAACAAGCTTCTAAAAGAGTTAGAAAATAG
- a CDS encoding 5-(carboxyamino)imidazole ribonucleotide synthase has translation MKNYFSSDFKLGVLGGGQLGRMLLAETQKLDIYTSILDSNKNAPCAAICNKFIVGDLLDFDAVYSFGKTVDLLTIEIENVNIDALDKLEEEGLTIFPKPKDLRIIQSKARQKNFYVDHQIPTAEFSHYAYLEELKHSYENNIVNFPFVWKAARFGYDGTGVKIVRTIEDLENLPNVECITEKLIPFKNELAVIVARNADGEVKTYPVVEMEFHPEANQVEYVICPARIDFKVAEKARELALKVVKELDFVGLLAVEMFQTIDDKILVNEVAPRAHNSGHYSIEASYTNQFEQHIRSILNLPLGNTDSKVAGIMVNLVGEEGFSGDVIYQNIEEILSIDGVTPHIYGKKETRPFRKMGHVTIVNSDIDKAREIAQKVKETIRVISKNN, from the coding sequence GTGAAAAACTATTTTTCTTCAGATTTTAAACTAGGTGTTCTAGGTGGTGGACAATTAGGTAGAATGCTTTTAGCAGAAACTCAAAAATTAGACATTTATACCAGTATTTTAGACAGTAATAAAAATGCACCTTGTGCAGCAATTTGTAACAAATTTATTGTTGGAGATTTATTGGATTTTGATGCTGTTTACAGTTTTGGAAAAACAGTAGATTTACTTACCATAGAAATTGAAAATGTAAATATCGATGCGTTAGATAAATTGGAAGAGGAAGGTTTAACAATTTTTCCGAAGCCAAAAGATTTACGTATTATTCAAAGTAAAGCAAGACAAAAAAATTTCTATGTAGATCATCAAATTCCTACAGCAGAATTTTCTCATTATGCCTATTTAGAAGAATTAAAACATTCTTATGAAAACAATATTGTAAACTTTCCTTTTGTTTGGAAAGCTGCACGTTTTGGGTATGATGGCACAGGAGTTAAAATTGTTAGAACTATTGAAGATCTAGAAAATTTACCAAATGTAGAATGCATTACAGAAAAACTAATTCCGTTTAAAAATGAATTAGCAGTGATTGTAGCAAGAAATGCAGACGGAGAAGTAAAAACATATCCTGTTGTAGAAATGGAATTTCATCCAGAAGCAAATCAAGTAGAATATGTAATTTGTCCTGCAAGAATTGATTTTAAAGTTGCAGAAAAAGCGAGAGAACTTGCATTAAAAGTTGTAAAAGAGTTAGATTTTGTGGGCTTATTAGCTGTTGAAATGTTTCAAACAATAGATGATAAAATCTTAGTAAATGAAGTGGCTCCAAGAGCTCATAACTCTGGGCATTATTCAATTGAAGCAAGTTATACAAATCAGTTTGAACAACATATTCGTAGTATTTTAAACCTTCCTTTAGGGAATACAGATAGTAAAGTTGCTGGAATTATGGTAAACTTGGTTGGTGAAGAAGGTTTTTCTGGTGATGTAATTTATCAAAATATAGAAGAAATTCTAAGTATTGATGGGGTTACGCCACATATTTATGGAAAAAAAGAAACACGCCCTTTTAGAAAAATGGGACATGTTACTATTGTAAATAGTGATATTGATAAAGCGAGAGAAATAGCACAAAAAGTAAAAGAAACAATTAGGGTAATTAGTAAAAATAATTAA